A genomic region of Roseateles amylovorans contains the following coding sequences:
- the gap gene encoding type I glyceraldehyde-3-phosphate dehydrogenase yields MTIKIGINGFGRIGRMVFRAAVANFKDIQIVGINDLLEPDYLAYMLKHDSVHGRFDGEVAVDGNTLIVNGQRIRLTQVKDPAELKWNEVGADIVVEATGLFLTKETGEKHLAAGAKKVIMSAPSKDDTPMFVYGVNHKTYAGQAIISNASCTTNCLAPLAKVLNDKWGIKRGLMTTVHATTATQKTVDGPSNKDWRGGRGILENIIPSSTGAAKAVGVVIPELNKKLTGMSFRVPTSDVSVVDLTVELNNEASYKDICAEMKAQSEGALKGVLGYTEEKVVATDFRGDPRTSIFDADAGIALDGTFVKLVSWYDNEWGYSNKVLEMVKVVAQ; encoded by the coding sequence ATGACCATCAAGATCGGCATCAACGGTTTCGGTCGCATCGGCCGCATGGTGTTCCGCGCCGCCGTCGCGAACTTCAAGGACATCCAGATCGTCGGCATCAACGACCTGCTGGAACCCGACTACCTGGCCTACATGCTCAAGCATGACAGCGTGCATGGCCGCTTCGACGGCGAAGTGGCGGTGGACGGCAACACCCTGATCGTCAACGGCCAGCGCATCCGCCTGACCCAGGTCAAGGACCCGGCCGAGCTGAAGTGGAACGAAGTCGGCGCCGACATCGTGGTGGAAGCCACCGGCCTGTTCCTGACCAAGGAAACCGGCGAGAAGCATCTGGCCGCGGGCGCCAAGAAGGTGATCATGTCGGCCCCGTCCAAGGACGACACCCCGATGTTCGTCTACGGCGTCAACCACAAGACCTACGCCGGCCAGGCCATCATCTCCAACGCCAGTTGCACGACCAACTGCCTGGCCCCGCTGGCCAAGGTGCTCAACGACAAGTGGGGCATCAAGCGCGGTTTGATGACCACGGTGCATGCCACCACCGCCACCCAGAAGACGGTGGACGGCCCGTCCAACAAGGACTGGCGCGGTGGCCGCGGCATCCTGGAGAACATCATCCCCAGCAGCACCGGCGCAGCCAAGGCGGTCGGCGTGGTGATCCCCGAGCTCAACAAGAAGCTCACCGGCATGTCCTTCCGCGTGCCGACCTCCGACGTGTCGGTGGTCGACCTGACGGTCGAGCTGAACAATGAAGCCAGCTACAAGGACATCTGCGCCGAAATGAAGGCCCAGAGCGAAGGCGCCCTGAAGGGCGTGCTGGGCTACACCGAGGAGAAGGTGGTGGCCACCGACTTCCGCGGCGACCCGCGCACCTCGATCTTCGACGCCGACGCCGGCATCGCCCTGGACGGCACCTTCGTCAAGCTGGTGTCCTGGTATGACAACGAGTGGGGCTACTCCAACAAGGTGCTGGAGATGGTCAAGGTCGTCGCGCAGTAA
- a CDS encoding S8 family peptidase: MSLRLLLSVSALALTGSALAATPVASPDNQADYARVIVRFKTEAGSVKAKPLAARATIYEARDVAQTRATVLGLRHNAGLTARLSLDTRTHVFTARGLSSKQLAQRLAADSEVESVEVDRWWRHYAVPNDPLYTTATGGGVDAGQWYLKAPDSTLISPVNAPLAWDISTGTGVVVAVLDTGARLDHPDLAGQFLPGYDLIGLTSPGSSATATANDGTGADSDPSDPGDWVDQADINSGSLGTSCTSADIASSSWHGTRVAGLIAASTNNGLGMAGLAYGAKVLPVRVLGKCGGWQSDIEAGMRWAAGLYVPGLPLNTNAAKVINLSLGSDGACSSGYQSAVNAVVEAGAVVVAAAGNGVEAAGSSQGGGIAVGTPANCANVIGVAGLRHAGTKVGFSNLGPQVSISAPGGNCVNETGACLYPMLSTSNSGTKGPVAADNTYNYSGVGTSFSTPLVSATAALMFAIKPSLTPAQLKSFLTSSARAFPAAPSGVAQCVAGNSASPQLECACTTTTCGAGMLDANAAVRAVQASLTTTPTPTPTPTPAPTTPTTDTPTSSSGGGGGGAMSVLWLAALASAALLLRWPSRRVPARIGRRR, encoded by the coding sequence ATGTCTCTCCGTTTGCTGCTTTCCGTGTCTGCCCTGGCCCTCACCGGCTCGGCGCTGGCGGCGACCCCCGTCGCCAGTCCCGACAACCAGGCGGACTACGCCCGAGTGATCGTTCGATTCAAGACAGAGGCCGGCTCGGTGAAGGCCAAGCCCCTGGCCGCGCGCGCCACGATCTATGAGGCCCGCGATGTCGCCCAGACCCGCGCCACCGTGCTGGGCCTGCGGCACAACGCCGGCTTGACCGCGCGACTGAGCCTGGACACCCGCACTCACGTCTTCACCGCCCGCGGTCTGAGCTCCAAGCAACTGGCCCAACGGCTGGCGGCGGACAGCGAAGTGGAATCGGTGGAAGTCGACCGCTGGTGGCGTCACTACGCCGTGCCGAATGACCCGCTGTACACCACGGCGACCGGCGGCGGTGTGGATGCCGGTCAGTGGTACCTCAAGGCGCCCGACAGCACCCTGATTTCCCCGGTCAATGCGCCGCTGGCCTGGGACATCTCGACCGGCACCGGCGTCGTGGTCGCGGTGCTGGACACCGGCGCCCGGCTGGACCATCCGGACCTGGCCGGCCAGTTCTTGCCGGGGTACGACCTGATCGGCCTCACCAGCCCAGGTTCCTCCGCCACCGCAACCGCCAATGACGGCACGGGCGCCGACAGCGACCCGAGCGATCCCGGCGACTGGGTCGATCAGGCCGACATCAACAGCGGCTCGCTGGGCACCTCCTGCACCAGCGCAGACATCGCCAGCAGCTCCTGGCACGGCACCCGCGTGGCGGGCCTGATCGCCGCCTCCACCAACAACGGCCTGGGCATGGCCGGCCTGGCCTATGGCGCCAAGGTCCTGCCAGTTCGGGTGCTGGGCAAGTGCGGCGGCTGGCAGTCGGACATCGAAGCCGGCATGCGCTGGGCTGCGGGCCTGTACGTACCGGGTCTCCCGCTCAACACCAATGCGGCCAAGGTCATCAACCTGAGCCTGGGCAGCGACGGAGCCTGCTCGTCCGGTTACCAATCGGCCGTCAATGCCGTCGTCGAAGCGGGGGCCGTGGTGGTGGCCGCGGCGGGCAACGGCGTGGAAGCCGCGGGATCCTCCCAAGGCGGCGGCATCGCCGTGGGCACACCGGCCAACTGCGCCAATGTGATTGGCGTCGCGGGCCTGCGCCATGCGGGCACCAAGGTCGGCTTCTCCAACCTCGGACCGCAGGTGAGCATCAGCGCCCCCGGGGGCAACTGCGTCAACGAGACCGGCGCCTGCCTCTATCCGATGCTGTCGACCAGCAACAGCGGCACCAAGGGACCGGTCGCCGCTGACAACACCTACAACTACTCCGGCGTCGGCACCAGTTTCTCGACGCCGCTGGTGAGCGCCACTGCCGCGCTGATGTTCGCCATCAAGCCGAGCCTCACGCCCGCCCAACTGAAGAGTTTCCTGACGAGCTCGGCCCGCGCCTTCCCGGCGGCCCCGTCGGGTGTGGCGCAATGCGTGGCCGGCAACAGCGCATCCCCTCAGTTGGAATGCGCCTGCACCACCACCACCTGCGGCGCCGGCATGCTGGACGCCAACGCCGCTGTCCGCGCCGTACAGGCCTCCCTCACGACCACACCCACGCCGACGCCGACACCAACCCCGGCACCCACCACACCCACCACCGACACGCCCACCTCCTCCAGCGGTGGCGGTGGCGGCGGCGCGATGAGCGTGCTGTGGCTGGCCGCACTGGCGTCGGCCGCCCTGCTGCTGCGCTGGCCTTCGCGCCGCGTGCCGGCCAGGATCGGCCGCCGCCGCTGA